The following proteins are co-located in the Takifugu flavidus isolate HTHZ2018 chromosome 16, ASM371156v2, whole genome shotgun sequence genome:
- the LOC130540175 gene encoding akirin-2-like isoform X2, translating into MACGATLKRTMDFDPLMSPTSPKRRRCVPVSTSSPSPRKYLRMEPSPFGEFSSTISAGKMLLMSQIRPALVTAISNMLSHCKGEMRAKVDPQSKFSFVPPEQILQSIKQEYKRIQKRKHLDGGYLQSDCSYSPESPSQSSRASSGGVSPTRKEQPLFTLRQVGIICERLLKEREEKVREEYEETMTSKLAEQYDTFVKFTHDQLMRRFGEQPASYVS; encoded by the exons aTGGCGTGTGGTGCCACCCTGAAGCGGACTATGGATTTCGATCCGCTGATGAGTCCTACTTCCCCGAAAAGACGAAGATGCGTCCCCGTGTCCACTTCGTCCCCATCTCCTCGGAAGTATCTTCGCATGGAACCATCGCCATTCGGCGAATTCTCGTCCACCATTAGTGCGGGTAAAATGCTACTAATGTCACAAATTCGGCCTGCTTTGGTAACAGCCATTAGCAACATGTTGTCACATTGCAAAGGAGAAATGCGTGCTAAAGTTGATCCACAGTCTAAATTCTCTTTTGTTCCACCAGAACAAATCCTTCAAAGCATCAAGCAAGAGTACAAACGCATTCAAAAGAGGAAGCATCTAGATGGAGGGTACCTCCAGTCAGACTGCAGCTATTCCCCAGAGTCCCCATCCCAGTCGTCTA GAGCATCCTCTGGAGGAGTTTCACCCACTAGAAAAGAACAGCCATTATTCACCCTCAGACAAGTTGGAATTATTTGTGAGCGTCTGCTCAAAGAAAGGGAAGAGAAGGTGCGAGAGGAATACGAGGAAACCATGACTTCAAAACTGGCAG AACAATACGACACCTTTGTCAAGTTCACCCACGATCAGTTAATGCGGCGATTTGGGGAGCAACCTGCAAGCT atgtttcctga
- the LOC130540175 gene encoding akirin-2-like isoform X4 has protein sequence MACGATLKRTMDFDPLMSPTSPKRRRCVPVSTSSPSPRKYLRMEPSPFGEFSSTISAEQILQSIKQEYKRIQKRKHLDGGYLQSDCSYSPESPSQSSRASSGGVSPTRKEQPLFTLRQVGIICERLLKEREEKVREEYEETMTSKLAEQYDTFVKFTHDQLMRRFGEQPASYVS, from the exons aTGGCGTGTGGTGCCACCCTGAAGCGGACTATGGATTTCGATCCGCTGATGAGTCCTACTTCCCCGAAAAGACGAAGATGCGTCCCCGTGTCCACTTCGTCCCCATCTCCTCGGAAGTATCTTCGCATGGAACCATCGCCATTCGGCGAATTCTCGTCCACCATTAGTGCGG AACAAATCCTTCAAAGCATCAAGCAAGAGTACAAACGCATTCAAAAGAGGAAGCATCTAGATGGAGGGTACCTCCAGTCAGACTGCAGCTATTCCCCAGAGTCCCCATCCCAGTCGTCTA GAGCATCCTCTGGAGGAGTTTCACCCACTAGAAAAGAACAGCCATTATTCACCCTCAGACAAGTTGGAATTATTTGTGAGCGTCTGCTCAAAGAAAGGGAAGAGAAGGTGCGAGAGGAATACGAGGAAACCATGACTTCAAAACTGGCAG AACAATACGACACCTTTGTCAAGTTCACCCACGATCAGTTAATGCGGCGATTTGGGGAGCAACCTGCAAGCT atgtttcctga
- the LOC130540175 gene encoding akirin-2-like isoform X1: protein MACGATLKRTMDFDPLMSPTSPKRRRCVPVSTSSPSPRKYLRMEPSPFGEFSSTISAGKMLLMSQIRPALVTAISNMLSHCKGEMRAKVDPQSKFSFVPPEQILQSIKQEYKRIQKRKHLDGGYLQSDCSYSPESPSQSSSMHISSMSGASSGGVSPTRKEQPLFTLRQVGIICERLLKEREEKVREEYEETMTSKLAEQYDTFVKFTHDQLMRRFGEQPASYVS, encoded by the exons aTGGCGTGTGGTGCCACCCTGAAGCGGACTATGGATTTCGATCCGCTGATGAGTCCTACTTCCCCGAAAAGACGAAGATGCGTCCCCGTGTCCACTTCGTCCCCATCTCCTCGGAAGTATCTTCGCATGGAACCATCGCCATTCGGCGAATTCTCGTCCACCATTAGTGCGGGTAAAATGCTACTAATGTCACAAATTCGGCCTGCTTTGGTAACAGCCATTAGCAACATGTTGTCACATTGCAAAGGAGAAATGCGTGCTAAAGTTGATCCACAGTCTAAATTCTCTTTTGTTCCACCAGAACAAATCCTTCAAAGCATCAAGCAAGAGTACAAACGCATTCAAAAGAGGAAGCATCTAGATGGAGGGTACCTCCAGTCAGACTGCAGCTATTCCCCAGAGTCCCCATCCCAGTCGTCTAGTATGCATATTTCAAGCATGTCCG GAGCATCCTCTGGAGGAGTTTCACCCACTAGAAAAGAACAGCCATTATTCACCCTCAGACAAGTTGGAATTATTTGTGAGCGTCTGCTCAAAGAAAGGGAAGAGAAGGTGCGAGAGGAATACGAGGAAACCATGACTTCAAAACTGGCAG AACAATACGACACCTTTGTCAAGTTCACCCACGATCAGTTAATGCGGCGATTTGGGGAGCAACCTGCAAGCT atgtttcctga
- the LOC130540175 gene encoding akirin-2-like isoform X3 has product MACGATLKRTMDFDPLMSPTSPKRRRCVPVSTSSPSPRKYLRMEPSPFGEFSSTISAEQILQSIKQEYKRIQKRKHLDGGYLQSDCSYSPESPSQSSSMHISSMSGASSGGVSPTRKEQPLFTLRQVGIICERLLKEREEKVREEYEETMTSKLAEQYDTFVKFTHDQLMRRFGEQPASYVS; this is encoded by the exons aTGGCGTGTGGTGCCACCCTGAAGCGGACTATGGATTTCGATCCGCTGATGAGTCCTACTTCCCCGAAAAGACGAAGATGCGTCCCCGTGTCCACTTCGTCCCCATCTCCTCGGAAGTATCTTCGCATGGAACCATCGCCATTCGGCGAATTCTCGTCCACCATTAGTGCGG AACAAATCCTTCAAAGCATCAAGCAAGAGTACAAACGCATTCAAAAGAGGAAGCATCTAGATGGAGGGTACCTCCAGTCAGACTGCAGCTATTCCCCAGAGTCCCCATCCCAGTCGTCTAGTATGCATATTTCAAGCATGTCCG GAGCATCCTCTGGAGGAGTTTCACCCACTAGAAAAGAACAGCCATTATTCACCCTCAGACAAGTTGGAATTATTTGTGAGCGTCTGCTCAAAGAAAGGGAAGAGAAGGTGCGAGAGGAATACGAGGAAACCATGACTTCAAAACTGGCAG AACAATACGACACCTTTGTCAAGTTCACCCACGATCAGTTAATGCGGCGATTTGGGGAGCAACCTGCAAGCT atgtttcctga